A stretch of Pseudomonas sp. 7SR1 DNA encodes these proteins:
- a CDS encoding non-ribosomal peptide synthetase translates to MIEPRCFSLSSTQQSVWFDQLLSPDTPSYNIGVTVQIDGAVDPAIFAAALKWVITQYDALRLIFSESEGQAQQQVVAALEAPFTFHDLRAAPDAPAQALATLTQLNRTPFALYGRPLWSMEWFQLSDTQALWNARYHHLICDGTSVGLIGQAVSATYNQMLRGEQPVIDPELAQGYQAFVAKDRAYLGSARYAKARDYWLEQFSTLPAPLFQSPVSPATQGQAQPNLTAPVPSAQAVWTLGASRLERLSQWAKTQGATLSHCLSALLAGYFSRMTDGREQLVIGLPVHNRGDALQKRTVGMFSSVLPLAVRVDGQASFAEAVQRVAHQTRRSYRHQRYPLQDLHRELRARAGHPGQLFELMLSVEQYPGDVNLGRARCTLRTWHNGYERYPLAIYLRDYEVQTEPFLEFNYDPRLFSTEQMSAHLKRLEHLTEQVLADPSRALMDYTLLDATEQHRVIQDFNATAWEYPAETSLCALFEAQVRLRPQATALQDDRQSLSYRQLDQRAEWLAGHLAAQGVKAGDKVALYLGRGAGLIVSILAILKRGAAYVPVDRDAPAAHLARVLADSGSAWLLCEHGPALSVAGVLTLDLDELPSEAPPAPPQASGANDVAYVMYTSGSTGVPKGVQVPHRAITRLVRNNGFADFNAQDRIALAANPAFDASTLEIWGALLNGGCLVVCPRDTLLDAARFNEHLLRHEVSVLWLTAGLFHQFAEPLAPAFAALRYLMVGGDVLDPRRIAQVLRHSPPQHLLNGYGPTESTTFATTHRITLEDALAGDIPIGKPIGNTQVYVLDDQRRPVPIGVAGELYIGGDGLALGYLNQPQLSEQRFVPHPFDPTPGARLYRTGDLARWRVDGVLLFLGRNDFQVKIRGFRIELGEIEAQLKALPPVTEAVVLADAQQRLLAYFTATSAQDPSELRARLAAVLPDYMLPAAFVQVDAFSLTANGKLDRRALPEPGEAHFALHRYDAPQGPVETRLAELWAQILGVPRVGRQDNFFALGGHSLLAVQMVEQLRAEGWSLDVGTLFNATNLLNLAATLEHSVQDPEPAATLSLDLTQAQIDHIVTTVEGGLANVQDIYPLAPLQEGLLFHHLLQPRDDAYLLRATLAFDSQARLQRFIDAFDQVIARHDVLRSAVLWEGLDTPVQVVWRVARLPVVLLDEGRAFAEEHLDIRRAPLAQAFVRFDAADQRWHLQLVHHHLSIDHATLGLLFAEVRALMLDPRHPLPPAIAFRQFVAQARQPRRQADAEAYFQRLLGDLHEPTLPYGLNDIQGSGRDNREAQCQLDPALSVRLRHLAKAQAVGVASLFHLAWAMLVGKTSGRDDVVFGTVLFGRFNAEQHVGRALGMFINTLPLRIDLDLPLQTALRQVHGRLVELLAHEHAPLALAQRCSALPAHAPLFSALLNFRHSQGQRSTRPEFDLPGIQVMGSEERSNYPFCLSVDDLGDEFALSAQIHRSVCAETVLAHMVQALHVVAQTLETAPTTGACTLDSLPVAQRQQLLEGFNQTRHAHPRDTLLHQPFERQAALWPDAVAAHIETASAGTTTLTYGQLNRQANRLAHALLATGLRPDDRVAICLERGPHMLVALLATLKAGAAYVPLDPTYPPARLRHMLEDSAPRLVLSSDALRTRLPATTAIERWDLDTPQLQARLDAQPIDNPDAADLNAAHLAYVIYTSGSTGMPKGVMIEHRNACNLLHWALRSFDVDELHHSLFATSINFDLAVFECFVPLAAGATLHLVDNALALVERPRTVSLINSVPSAVEELVRIGAIAPTTRVVNLAGEPLKARLVEQLFAQGATDRVCNLYGPTETTTYSTWLSMSREQGFLPGIGQPLDNTRIYLLDRHRQPVPLGVAGEIHIGGAGVARGYLNRAELTAERFLPDPFVSDPEARMYRTGDLGRWRADGHLEYLGRNDFQVKVRGFRIELGEIEAQLLGMPGLREAVVLAQPGPGGDPRLVAYLVAQDPAAPVPDLAQVRAYLENRLPDYMLPSACIALPQLPLTPNGKLDRQALPLPVTLPADRDKSPPRSDTERRLAAIWAQVLGQPDIGREDDFFSLGGHSLLAVQLLERLRRNGWNLDIRSVFERSTLAALAQRLDTLGTEAAPVESVSCIPTPCSRITPPMLDLVELAQAQIDRIAAQVPGGAGNIQDIYPLGPLQEGMLYHHRAQSAGDNYLLRSLLAFTDEACLQRFCAALEQVIARHDALRTLVLWEDLQEPLQVVLRQVAFKPVRLAFEGDVAAQLHASADPRHYRLDLRQAPLIEARVAFDAVHDRWLLLLVHHHVVVDHTSLELMIEEIALIEGGRQAQLSRPVSARGLVAHARRPQVVSAAQAFFSEQLGDLDEPTLPLAIDVQADPRWRALEHQQPMEPGLARRLRQQASAHGVSAASVCHLAWALVLSRLSGRDDVVFGTVLFGRLQAGAHADRALGLFINTLPLRVRLDGDVGIVLEGVQQALNGLLSHEQTPLALAQRCSAVPAGTALFSAMFNYRYSHADQANVRQAMPGMSLLHSEERTHYPFNLAVDDLGEGFQLTAQTHPAYAPARLVGFMLQTLDALVEALEQADDTPVQQLRVLPDDEEARLDRFNRPVALPSSGATLQQRFAEQAARTPDALAVIDEHQALSFRQLNEQANRLAHHLRNLGVQSGQLVAVCLEREVQLAIALLAVWKAGCAYVPLDPDYPAPRLAYMLNDSAPAALLTQERVRPRLPTFTGGPLLSLDAPESLAWTQASADDPDAIALGQQPTDLAYLIYTSGSTGQPKGVMVEHHSVLNLWAGLRQRLDDLPPGTRCSLNASVAFDASVQQLCQWLSGHCLVLIPKRVRLDASALLDYLHSRQVTLFDCTPTQLQVLLKHRQAAQTRQPLPRRILLGGEAVPSELWTQLAAEAEVRVLNVYGPTECTVDTTSAWLDSHSTPSLGQPLPNTQVHVLDRHGRRVPVGVAGEIHIGGHGVARGYWQRAALTDERFLSDPFTAQAGGRLYRTGDLGRWEEDGSLSYLGRTDFQVKIHGHRIELGEIESQLLALPGVQQAVVVGRNDRHGVTRLVAYLQGTAPPTPSQARAALAERLPDYMLPGLYVRLDSLPLTANGKLDRNALPEPDAQAYVQTLYEAPQGELEITLAALWCELLNVERVSRHDNFFALGGHSLIAMTLVERMRQHNLRVDISQLFTTPTLAGLAMATTPLKELLL, encoded by the coding sequence ATGATCGAACCGCGATGCTTTTCGTTGAGCTCCACGCAACAATCCGTCTGGTTCGACCAATTGCTCTCGCCCGATACACCCTCCTACAACATCGGCGTCACGGTGCAGATCGACGGCGCCGTGGACCCGGCGATTTTCGCGGCCGCGCTCAAGTGGGTCATCACCCAGTACGATGCATTGCGACTGATCTTCAGCGAAAGCGAAGGACAGGCCCAACAACAGGTCGTCGCCGCGCTGGAGGCGCCGTTCACCTTCCATGATTTGCGCGCTGCGCCCGATGCGCCCGCCCAGGCACTGGCCACCCTCACGCAACTGAACCGCACTCCGTTCGCACTTTATGGCCGTCCGCTGTGGAGCATGGAATGGTTCCAGCTCTCCGATACCCAGGCACTGTGGAACGCCCGTTATCACCACCTGATTTGCGATGGCACGTCCGTGGGGCTGATCGGCCAGGCCGTCAGCGCGACGTACAACCAGATGCTGCGCGGTGAGCAGCCGGTGATCGACCCGGAACTGGCGCAGGGTTACCAGGCTTTCGTGGCAAAGGATCGGGCGTACCTGGGGTCGGCCCGCTACGCCAAGGCCCGCGATTATTGGCTGGAGCAGTTTTCGACGCTGCCGGCGCCGTTGTTCCAATCCCCGGTGTCGCCGGCCACCCAGGGCCAGGCGCAACCCAACCTTACCGCTCCGGTGCCCAGCGCCCAGGCGGTCTGGACCCTGGGGGCGAGCCGCCTGGAGCGCTTGAGCCAGTGGGCAAAGACCCAGGGGGCGACCCTCAGCCACTGCTTGAGCGCGTTACTGGCCGGCTATTTCAGCCGCATGACCGATGGCCGTGAACAGCTGGTGATCGGCTTGCCGGTGCACAACCGCGGCGATGCCCTGCAGAAACGGACCGTGGGGATGTTTTCTTCGGTGCTGCCACTGGCGGTCCGGGTCGACGGACAAGCCAGCTTCGCCGAGGCGGTGCAGCGAGTCGCCCATCAGACTCGGCGCAGCTATCGGCACCAGCGCTATCCATTGCAGGACCTGCACCGTGAGCTGCGGGCACGCGCCGGCCATCCCGGCCAGTTGTTCGAGTTGATGCTTTCGGTGGAACAGTACCCCGGCGATGTGAACCTGGGCCGAGCGCGCTGCACGTTGCGCACCTGGCACAACGGCTACGAACGCTACCCGCTGGCGATCTACCTGCGCGACTACGAAGTGCAGACCGAACCGTTCCTGGAATTCAACTACGACCCGCGCCTCTTCAGCACCGAGCAGATGAGCGCGCACCTGAAGCGCCTCGAACACCTCACCGAACAGGTGCTCGCCGACCCGAGCCGGGCGCTGATGGACTACACCTTGCTCGATGCAACCGAGCAGCACCGGGTCATCCAAGACTTCAACGCCACCGCCTGGGAATATCCCGCCGAAACGTCGCTGTGCGCGCTCTTCGAGGCGCAGGTCCGACTTCGTCCCCAAGCCACGGCGCTGCAGGACGACAGGCAGTCGCTGAGCTATCGCCAGCTCGACCAGCGCGCCGAGTGGCTGGCCGGACACCTGGCGGCACAGGGAGTCAAGGCCGGTGACAAGGTCGCGTTATACCTGGGCCGAGGCGCGGGGCTGATCGTGTCGATACTGGCGATCCTGAAACGCGGCGCGGCCTATGTGCCGGTGGATCGCGACGCTCCCGCCGCGCATCTGGCAAGGGTACTGGCCGACAGCGGCAGCGCCTGGCTGCTGTGCGAACACGGGCCCGCATTGTCGGTGGCAGGCGTCCTGACCCTCGACCTCGACGAACTGCCCAGCGAAGCCCCCCCTGCTCCACCGCAGGCAAGCGGTGCGAACGATGTGGCCTACGTCATGTACACCTCCGGCTCGACCGGCGTGCCCAAGGGGGTGCAGGTGCCCCACCGCGCCATCACCCGCTTGGTGCGCAACAACGGTTTCGCCGATTTCAACGCCCAGGATCGCATCGCCCTGGCCGCCAACCCGGCCTTCGACGCCAGCACCCTGGAAATCTGGGGCGCATTGCTCAACGGCGGCTGCCTGGTGGTCTGTCCCCGCGACACCCTGCTGGATGCGGCCCGGTTCAATGAACATCTGCTGCGCCATGAAGTCAGCGTCCTCTGGCTCACCGCCGGGCTGTTCCATCAGTTCGCCGAACCTCTGGCCCCGGCCTTCGCGGCCCTGCGCTACCTGATGGTGGGCGGCGATGTGCTCGATCCCCGGCGCATCGCCCAGGTGTTGCGCCACTCGCCGCCCCAGCATCTGCTCAACGGCTACGGTCCCACCGAAAGCACCACCTTCGCCACCACCCATCGCATCACCCTGGAAGACGCCCTGGCCGGTGACATTCCCATCGGCAAGCCGATCGGCAATACCCAGGTCTACGTGCTCGACGACCAACGTCGCCCCGTGCCCATCGGCGTCGCCGGCGAGCTGTACATCGGCGGCGATGGCCTGGCCCTGGGTTACCTGAACCAGCCGCAGTTGAGCGAACAGCGCTTCGTGCCCCATCCCTTCGACCCGACGCCGGGGGCGCGGTTGTACCGCACCGGCGACCTGGCGCGCTGGCGCGTCGACGGCGTGTTGCTGTTCCTGGGGCGCAACGACTTCCAGGTCAAGATCCGCGGTTTCCGGATCGAGCTGGGGGAGATCGAGGCGCAGCTCAAGGCCTTGCCACCCGTGACCGAAGCGGTGGTGCTGGCCGACGCCCAGCAACGCCTGCTGGCCTACTTCACCGCCACCAGCGCCCAGGACCCCAGCGAACTGCGCGCCCGGTTGGCCGCGGTGCTCCCGGACTACATGCTGCCCGCCGCGTTCGTCCAGGTGGACGCCTTCAGCCTCACCGCCAACGGCAAGCTGGACCGCCGCGCCTTGCCCGAGCCAGGCGAAGCTCACTTCGCCCTGCACCGCTACGACGCGCCGCAGGGGCCGGTGGAAACCCGCCTGGCCGAACTCTGGGCCCAGATCCTGGGCGTACCGCGTGTCGGTCGCCAGGACAATTTCTTTGCCCTGGGCGGTCACTCCCTGCTGGCCGTGCAGATGGTGGAGCAACTGCGCGCCGAAGGCTGGAGCCTCGACGTCGGGACCCTGTTCAACGCGACCAACCTTCTCAACCTGGCGGCGACGCTGGAACACTCAGTCCAGGACCCGGAACCTGCGGCGACGCTCTCACTCGACCTGACCCAGGCGCAGATCGACCACATCGTCACCACGGTGGAAGGCGGTCTGGCCAACGTACAAGACATCTATCCCCTGGCACCGCTGCAGGAAGGCCTGCTGTTCCACCACCTGTTGCAGCCCAGGGACGATGCCTACCTGCTGCGCGCGACCCTGGCCTTCGACAGCCAGGCACGCCTGCAACGGTTCATCGACGCCTTCGACCAAGTCATCGCTCGTCATGACGTGTTGCGCAGCGCCGTGCTCTGGGAAGGCCTGGATACACCGGTGCAAGTGGTCTGGCGCGTCGCCCGCTTGCCCGTGGTCCTGCTCGACGAGGGCCGAGCCTTTGCTGAGGAGCACCTGGACATTCGCCGTGCCCCCCTGGCGCAAGCCTTCGTACGCTTCGACGCCGCCGACCAGCGCTGGCACCTGCAACTGGTTCACCATCACCTGTCCATCGACCACGCCACCCTGGGCCTGCTGTTCGCCGAAGTCCGGGCGCTGATGCTCGATCCCCGGCATCCGCTGCCCCCCGCCATCGCGTTTCGCCAATTCGTGGCCCAGGCGCGCCAGCCCCGACGCCAGGCGGATGCAGAGGCCTATTTCCAACGCTTGCTCGGTGATCTCCACGAGCCGACCCTGCCCTATGGGCTGAACGATATCCAGGGTTCGGGACGCGACAATCGCGAGGCCCAGTGCCAGCTCGACCCGGCACTATCCGTGCGCCTGCGGCATCTGGCCAAGGCCCAGGCAGTGGGCGTCGCCAGCCTGTTTCACCTGGCCTGGGCAATGCTGGTGGGCAAGACCAGCGGCCGCGACGACGTCGTATTCGGCACGGTGCTGTTCGGACGCTTCAACGCCGAACAGCACGTCGGCCGCGCCTTGGGCATGTTCATCAACACCTTGCCGCTGCGTATCGACCTCGACCTACCATTGCAGACGGCATTGCGCCAAGTCCATGGGCGGCTGGTGGAACTACTGGCCCATGAACATGCGCCCCTGGCCCTGGCCCAACGCTGCAGTGCCTTGCCCGCCCATGCGCCGCTGTTCTCGGCACTGCTGAACTTTCGTCACAGTCAGGGCCAACGCTCGACGCGCCCGGAATTCGACCTGCCCGGCATCCAGGTAATGGGCAGCGAGGAGCGCAGCAACTACCCGTTCTGCCTGTCGGTGGACGACCTGGGTGATGAATTTGCCCTGAGCGCACAGATCCATCGCTCGGTCTGCGCCGAAACCGTCCTGGCCCATATGGTCCAGGCCCTTCACGTGGTGGCGCAGACCCTGGAGACAGCGCCGACCACCGGTGCCTGCACCCTGGACAGCCTGCCCGTGGCGCAACGGCAACAGTTGCTGGAAGGGTTCAACCAGACTCGACACGCACATCCGCGCGACACCCTGCTGCACCAGCCGTTCGAGCGCCAGGCCGCCTTGTGGCCCGATGCCGTGGCCGCCCATATCGAAACCGCGTCAGCCGGCACGACCACGCTCACCTATGGCCAGCTCAATCGCCAGGCCAACCGGTTGGCCCACGCCCTGCTGGCGACCGGGTTGCGACCCGACGACCGGGTGGCGATCTGCCTGGAGCGTGGTCCGCACATGCTGGTGGCGTTACTGGCCACCCTGAAGGCCGGCGCTGCCTACGTCCCCCTGGACCCGACCTATCCGCCGGCACGCCTGCGGCACATGCTGGAAGACAGCGCCCCGCGCCTGGTGCTCAGCAGTGACGCATTGCGCACGCGCCTACCGGCCACCACCGCAATCGAGCGATGGGACCTGGACACACCGCAGCTACAGGCCCGGCTGGACGCCCAGCCCATCGACAATCCCGATGCCGCGGACCTGAACGCCGCGCACCTGGCCTATGTGATCTATACGTCAGGCTCCACCGGTATGCCCAAGGGCGTGATGATCGAGCACCGCAACGCCTGCAACCTGCTGCACTGGGCCCTGCGCAGTTTCGACGTCGATGAGTTGCACCACAGCCTGTTCGCCACCTCGATCAATTTCGACCTGGCGGTGTTCGAGTGCTTCGTGCCCCTGGCCGCCGGCGCCACCTTGCATCTGGTGGACAATGCCTTGGCCCTGGTGGAGCGCCCCCGTACGGTATCGCTGATCAACAGCGTGCCCTCGGCCGTGGAGGAACTGGTGAGGATCGGCGCCATCGCGCCGACCACCCGAGTCGTCAACCTGGCCGGCGAGCCCCTCAAGGCACGGCTGGTGGAGCAACTGTTTGCCCAGGGCGCCACGGACCGGGTCTGCAATCTCTATGGCCCGACGGAAACCACCACCTACTCCACCTGGCTGTCGATGAGCCGTGAACAGGGGTTCCTGCCCGGTATCGGTCAACCCCTGGACAACACGCGCATCTACCTGCTCGATCGGCATCGCCAACCAGTGCCTCTGGGTGTGGCCGGGGAAATCCATATCGGCGGGGCCGGCGTGGCCCGTGGCTACCTGAACCGGGCCGAACTCACCGCCGAGCGGTTCTTGCCGGACCCTTTCGTCAGCGATCCCGAAGCGCGCATGTACCGCACCGGCGATCTGGGCCGCTGGCGTGCCGACGGACACCTGGAGTACCTGGGCCGCAACGACTTCCAGGTCAAGGTGCGGGGCTTTCGCATCGAACTGGGAGAGATCGAAGCGCAACTGCTGGGCATGCCGGGCCTGCGCGAAGCGGTGGTCCTGGCCCAACCCGGGCCTGGCGGGGATCCGCGGCTGGTGGCCTACCTGGTCGCCCAGGATCCCGCCGCGCCGGTCCCGGACCTGGCGCAGGTGCGGGCCTACCTGGAAAACCGCTTGCCGGACTACATGTTGCCCAGCGCCTGCATCGCGCTACCCCAGTTGCCCCTGACGCCCAACGGCAAGCTCGACCGGCAGGCACTGCCCCTGCCCGTGACGCTGCCCGCCGACCGTGACAAGTCCCCTCCGCGCAGCGACACCGAACGTCGGCTTGCGGCGATCTGGGCCCAGGTGCTCGGCCAGCCGGACATCGGTCGCGAGGATGATTTTTTCAGCCTGGGCGGACACTCCCTGCTGGCCGTGCAGCTGCTCGAACGACTGCGCCGCAACGGCTGGAACCTGGATATCCGCAGTGTCTTCGAGCGATCGACCCTCGCGGCCCTGGCGCAACGCCTGGACACCCTGGGTACCGAGGCCGCGCCCGTGGAAAGCGTCAGTTGCATCCCTACCCCCTGCTCGCGGATCACCCCGCCGATGCTCGATCTCGTCGAACTGGCCCAGGCGCAGATCGACAGGATCGCGGCACAGGTTCCCGGCGGTGCCGGCAACATCCAGGATATCTATCCGCTGGGCCCTCTGCAGGAAGGCATGCTTTACCACCATCGGGCCCAGAGTGCCGGGGACAACTACCTGTTGCGCAGCCTGCTGGCGTTCACCGACGAAGCGTGCCTGCAACGTTTCTGCGCTGCGCTGGAACAGGTCATCGCCCGGCATGATGCCTTGCGCACCCTGGTGCTCTGGGAGGATTTGCAGGAGCCGCTGCAAGTGGTGCTGCGCCAGGTGGCCTTCAAGCCAGTGCGCCTGGCATTCGAGGGCGACGTCGCCGCGCAACTGCACGCCAGTGCCGACCCTCGCCATTACCGCCTCGACCTGCGCCAGGCGCCATTGATCGAAGCACGGGTAGCGTTCGACGCCGTCCACGACCGCTGGCTGCTGTTGCTTGTGCATCACCATGTGGTGGTCGATCACACTTCCCTGGAACTGATGATCGAGGAAATCGCACTGATCGAAGGCGGCCGGCAGGCGCAGCTGTCGCGCCCCGTCAGCGCTCGCGGGCTGGTGGCCCATGCGCGTCGACCGCAGGTTGTCAGTGCGGCACAGGCGTTCTTCAGCGAGCAGTTGGGCGACCTGGACGAACCCACCCTGCCGCTCGCCATCGATGTGCAGGCCGATCCCCGCTGGCGCGCCCTGGAACACCAACAGCCGATGGAGCCTGGGCTGGCGCGCCGCCTGCGTCAGCAAGCCAGTGCCCATGGCGTGAGTGCCGCCAGCGTCTGCCACCTGGCCTGGGCGCTGGTGTTGAGCCGTCTGAGCGGGCGCGATGACGTGGTGTTCGGCACCGTGCTGTTCGGCCGCCTGCAAGCCGGAGCCCATGCCGACCGGGCCCTGGGACTGTTCATCAACACCCTGCCTTTGCGGGTGCGCCTGGATGGCGATGTGGGCATCGTGCTCGAAGGCGTGCAGCAGGCCTTGAACGGGTTGCTCAGCCACGAGCAGACCCCACTCGCACTGGCCCAGCGCTGCAGCGCGGTACCCGCCGGCACCGCGCTGTTCAGTGCGATGTTCAACTACCGCTACAGCCATGCCGACCAGGCGAACGTCCGCCAGGCCATGCCGGGCATGAGCCTGTTGCACAGCGAAGAACGCACTCACTATCCCTTCAACCTCGCGGTGGACGACCTGGGCGAAGGCTTTCAACTGACCGCCCAGACCCACCCGGCGTACGCGCCTGCGCGCCTGGTCGGGTTCATGCTGCAAACCCTGGACGCCCTTGTCGAGGCACTGGAACAGGCCGACGACACCCCCGTCCAGCAGTTGCGCGTGCTGCCCGACGACGAAGAAGCGCGGCTGGATCGCTTCAACCGGCCAGTGGCCCTGCCGTCGTCCGGCGCGACCTTGCAGCAGCGCTTCGCCGAACAGGCTGCGCGCACCCCCGATGCCTTGGCCGTCATCGACGAACACCAGGCATTGAGCTTCCGCCAGCTCAACGAACAGGCCAACCGGTTGGCTCATCACTTGCGCAACCTGGGTGTGCAGAGCGGCCAGCTCGTCGCCGTGTGCCTGGAGCGCGAGGTGCAGTTGGCGATTGCCCTGCTGGCGGTGTGGAAAGCCGGTTGCGCCTATGTGCCGCTGGATCCTGACTACCCGGCGCCCCGGCTGGCCTACATGCTCAACGACAGCGCACCGGCGGCCCTGCTCACCCAGGAACGGGTGCGTCCTCGTTTACCGACCTTTACGGGTGGACCACTGCTCAGCCTTGACGCGCCCGAATCCCTGGCCTGGACCCAGGCCAGCGCGGACGACCCGGACGCTATCGCCCTGGGCCAGCAGCCCACGGACCTGGCCTACCTGATCTACACCTCTGGCTCCACCGGACAGCCCAAGGGTGTGATGGTCGAGCACCACTCGGTGCTCAACCTCTGGGCCGGGCTGCGTCAACGCCTGGACGACCTGCCGCCGGGCACCCGTTGCTCGCTCAATGCCTCGGTCGCCTTCGATGCCTCGGTACAACAGCTTTGCCAATGGCTCAGCGGCCACTGCCTGGTGCTGATTCCCAAACGGGTGCGCCTGGATGCCAGCGCCCTGCTGGACTACCTGCACAGCCGCCAGGTCACGCTGTTCGATTGCACCCCGACCCAGTTGCAGGTCTTGCTCAAGCATCGGCAGGCGGCGCAGACACGACAACCGTTGCCACGGCGCATCCTGCTCGGCGGCGAGGCGGTGCCCAGCGAACTCTGGACGCAACTGGCCGCTGAAGCCGAGGTTCGGGTGCTCAACGTCTATGGGCCCACCGAGTGCACCGTCGACACCACCAGTGCCTGGCTCGACAGCCATTCGACGCCGAGCCTCGGCCAACCGCTGCCCAACACCCAGGTGCATGTCCTCGATCGACATGGCCGGCGCGTGCCGGTGGGAGTGGCCGGGGAAATACACATCGGTGGCCATGGGGTCGCCCGTGGTTATTGGCAGCGCGCGGCCCTGACCGACGAACGATTCCTCAGCGATCCGTTCACTGCCCAGGCCGGTGGGCGGCTCTACCGCACCGGCGACCTCGGGCGCTGGGAAGAGGATGGCAGCCTCAGCTACCTGGGGCGCACGGATTTCCAGGTCAAGATCCACGGCCACCGCATCGAGCTGGGTGAAATCGAAAGCCAGTTGCTGGCCTTGCCCGGTGTGCAGCAAGCCGTGGTGGTGGGGCGCAACGACCGCCACGGCGTGACACGGCTGGTCGCCTACCTGCAGGGCACGGCGCCACCGACGCCGAGCCAGGCCCGGGCCGCCCTGGCCGAACGCCTGCCCGACTACATGCTGCCCGGCCTGTACGTGCGCCTGGACAGCCTGCCGCTGACCGCCAACGGCAAGCTCGACCGCAACGCCCTGCCGGAACCCGACGCCCAGGCTTACGTGCAGACCCTCTACGAAGCCCCGCAAGGCGAACTGGAGATCACCCTGGCGGCGCTCTGGTGCGAGTTGCTGAATGTCGAACGGGTCAGCCGGCACGACAACTTCTTCGCCCTGGGCGGCCATTCGCTGATCGCCATGACTCTGGTGGAGCGCATGCGACAGCACAACCTGCGGGTCGACATCAGCCAACTCTTCACCACCCCGACCCTCGCCGGTCTGGCCATGGCCACCACCCCTTTGAAGGAACTGCTTCTGTGA